In Camelina sativa cultivar DH55 unplaced genomic scaffold, Cs unpScaffold00780, whole genome shotgun sequence, one DNA window encodes the following:
- the LOC104773928 gene encoding ataxin-10-like, with the protein MSSMEEACVPEGVLQPLLIASDLSYSLEDCLKYLLESSKTDSGRSDLASKAILPYILRLLQLLPSRHYLNLSLKVLRNLCAGEASNQNSFVDHGGSAIVSDLLAEKTKPTEEEDFETVRFGLQVLANVVLFGEEKRQRDVWLRFFPERFLSIAKIRRLETSDPLCMILYTCFDGCSELASQLCTSDGLTIVAETIRTSSSVGSVDDYWLKLLVSRICVEDHCFPQLFSKLYNKDAEDETRFTSEQAFLLRMVSDIANERIGKVSIPKDTTSSVLGLFKKSVDVFNFASSERSELPTGSTIVDVMGYSLVIIRDACAGGSLEELKKDNKDSVDTVELLLSSGLIDLLLDLLRKLDPPTTIKRALNQSPTSSSSSLNPCPYRGFRRDIVSVIGNCAYRRKEVQDEIRERDGLFLMLQQCVTDDDNPFLREWGLWCVRNLLEGNPENQQVVAELEIQGSADVPQLREIRLRVEIDPKTSRPKLVNDT; encoded by the exons ATGTCATCAATGGAGGAAGCTTGTGTACCGGAAGGGGTGCTTCAGCCGCTGCTCATTGCTTCGGACTTATCCTACTCTCTAGAAGATTGCTTGAAGTATCTTCTAGAGTCTTCCAAGACCGATTCAGGCCGCTCCGATCTCGCTTCCAAGGCTATCCTTCCTTAtatccttcgtcttcttcagcttcttccttCCCGCCActatctcaatctctctctcaaggtCCTCCGCAACCTCTGCGCCGGCGAGGCTTCCAATCAAAACTCTTTCGTCGACCACGGCGGCTCTGCTATCGTCTCCGACTTGCTTGCCGAGAAAACCAAACccacggaggaggaggatttcGAGACTGTTCGATTCGGGTTGCAGGTTCTAGCCAACGTTGTACTGTTCGGCGAGGAGAAACGTCAGAGAGATGTGTGGCTTCGGTTTTTCCCGGAGAGGTTCTTGTCAATCGCTAAGATTAGGAGGCTTGAGACCTCTGATCCTCTCTGTATGATTTTGTATACTTGCTTTGATGGATGCTCTGAGCTTGCTTCTCAGCTTTGCACCAGTGATGGCCTCACCATCGTTGCTGAAACTATACGGACTTCATCTTCCG TTGGGTCTGTGGATGATTATTGGCTCAAGTTACTGGTTTCGAGAATCTGTGTTGAAGACCATTGTTTCCCACAGCTCTTCTCCAAGTTGTACAACAAGGATGCTGAAGATGAGACCAGGTTTACATCAGAGCAAGCCTTTCTTTTGAGGATGGTCTCTGATATTGCAAATGAGAGGATAGGAAAAGTGTCAATCCCTAAGGATACAACTTCTTCCGTTCTAGGATTATTCAAGAAATCTGTTGACGTTTTTAATTTTGCTTCAAGTGAAAGATCCGAGCTTCCTACGGGTTCAACTATAGTAGATGTAATGGGTTACTCTCTGGTAATAATAAGGGATGCTTGCGCTGGAGGAAGCCTTGAAGAGCTCAAGAAGGACAACAAGGATTCAGTTGATACTGTTGAATTGCTCTTGTCCTCTGGACTGATAGATCTCCTCCTTGATCTGCTTCGCAAACTTGATCCTCCAACAACAATAAAGAGGGCTCTAAACCAGAgtcctacttcttcttcttcttcattgaacCCCTGTCCGTACAGAGGATTCAGGAGAGATATAGTGTCTGTGATTGGGAACTGCGCCTACAGAAGGAAAGAGGTACAAGATGAGATCAGGGAGAGAGATGGGCTCTTTTTAATGTTGCAGCAGTGCGTGACAGATGATGACAACCCTTTCTTGAGAGAGTGGGGATTGTGGTGTGTGAGAAATCTGCTGGAAGGGAACCCAGAGAACCAGCAAGTGGTCGCCGAGTTGGAGATTCAAGGATCTGCGGATGTGCCTCAACTCCGTGAAATTCGTCTCAGAGTTGAAATTGATCCTAAAACATCCAGGCCAAAGCTTGTCAATGACACCTGA